From one Dermatophagoides farinae isolate YC_2012a chromosome 5, ASM2471394v1, whole genome shotgun sequence genomic stretch:
- the LOC124499778 gene encoding uncharacterized protein LOC124499778 yields MMAPKLPPKPQREQAKVLFRYDAQNDDELTIKEGDIITIISKENEDAGWWKGELNGRIALFPDNFVEIIKPPPQPINVEESTTTTTTSSSSLSKFSLNRVKKPDRNHHTPINNNNNKDKDSTIDNKDSSANVIIANNKNNIKTKMFQQQSSSSANNISSNMDDDIVDNNNENGIDSNNNNNNNNNASKLFHPTKQRPKIPSNSRRPPSLYFGKDFDPNMIDEENTGAHSSSSSSMTNDTQPQSPSIAAAAAANVSSTESSLNGDIDIRQPISPSEGGSTGASNREIGGGSSSQKLLPWMLELREAQEAKRQRNINKFDNTDSSSSTTATITTTTTTTTTATTSTVASSATPISNTTMTNNSPLQNLLNKTALSSSSCTSTPSLSSSSINTTASTSTPTTITTTKPFVSKQNKPSLLNPTNTNLNDSTTTNTTTTTPTTSSLLFPSLRSSANNIKNNLNNSIITSTTTTTSTATTTTTTTNDHQKLSNGTASSPNSIISTTIINNGSSFSLKNEQQQQQQNEQLRQEIQELRTKISAMDGRIDSFIKQQQQSMDKMQTTIKDLMESERKSKTVMKDLINDWAEQKKNITIIMIELERLKKLNTTV; encoded by the exons ATGATGGCACCAAAATTACCGCCAAAACCACAACGTGAACAGGCAAAAGTATTGTTCCGTTATGATgcacaaaatgatgatgagcttaCTATAAAAGAAGGTGatattattacaatcatttCTAAAGAGAATGAAGATGCTGGCTGGTGGAAAGGTGAATTAAATGGACGTATAGCATTATTTCCggataattttgttgaaattattaaaCCACCACCGCAACCAATAAATGTTgaagaatcaacaacaacaacaacaacatcatcatcatcattatcgaaattttcattgaatcgaGTCAAAAAACCTGATCGCAATCATCATACAccgattaataataataataataaagataaagATTCAACAATAGATAATAAAGATTCATCAGCAAACGTCATTATagctaataataaaaataatataaaaacaaaaatgtttcaacaacaatcttcatcatcagcaaatAATATATCATCgaatatggatgatgatattgtggataataataatgaaaatggtatcgattcgaataataataataataataataataatgcatcGAAATTATTCCATCCAACAAAACAAAGGCCAAAAATACCATCAAATTCTCGACGGCCACCTTCACTTTATTTTGGTAAAGATTTCGATCCAAATATgattgatgaagaaaatacTGGTgctcattcatcatcatcatcatcaatgacaaatGATACGCAACCACAATCGCCTTCAAtcgcagcagcagcagctgcaAACGTTTCCTCTACAGAATCCTCATTAAATGGTGATATCGATATTCGACAACCAATATCACCATCGGAAGGTGGCAGTACTGGCGCTAGCAATAGAGAAATCGGTGGCGGATCTTCAtcacaaaaattattaccatGGATGTTAGAATTACGTGAAGCACAAGAAGCTAAACGTCAACgtaatataaataaattcgatAATAcagattcatcatcttcaacaacagcaacaataacaacaacaacaacaacaacaacaacagcaacaacgtCGACAGTAGCATCATCAGCCACCCCCATTTCCAATACAACCATGACAAACAATAGTCCATTgcaaaatttattaaataaAACGGCcttatcttcatcatcatgtacatctactccatcattatcatcatcatctataaaTACGACGGCATCAACGTCTACAccgacaacaataacaacaacaaaaccatttgtatcgaaacaaaataaaccaaGTTTATTGAATCCTACTAATACAAATCTTAATGattccacaacaacaaatacaactACGACCACACctacaacatcatcattattatttccatcATTACGTTCATCGGCtaataatattaaaaataacttgaacaattcaattataacatcaacaacaacaacaacgtctacggcaacaacaacaacaacaacaacaaatgatcatcaaaagcTATCTAATGGTACAGCTTCAAGtccaaattcaatcatatcaACAACGATTATTAacaatggatcatcattttcattaaaaaatgaacaacaacaacaacaacaaaatgaacaattgcGACAAGAAATACAAGAGCTTCGTACAAAAATATCTGCAATGGATGGTCGTatcgattcatttataaaacaacaacaacaatcaatggataaaatg cAAACAACTATCAAAGATTTAATGGAAAGTGAACGGAAATCGAAAACAGTCATGAAAGATTTGATTAACGATTGGGCCgaacagaagaaaaatattacaatcatcatgattgaattagaacgattgaaaaaattgaatacaaCTGTATAa
- the LOC124499205 gene encoding LOW QUALITY PROTEIN: uncharacterized protein LOC124499205 (The sequence of the model RefSeq protein was modified relative to this genomic sequence to represent the inferred CDS: deleted 2 bases in 2 codons): protein MSPQILNVKRPLLATTTNVSTTTTTKTTRRSSQSQPQSLHNHNQNQFNSIEMTDHQNEGSSTPPPPPPSSSSPNTSSTSSTIMVTSLPALSMKKSTTTTSTTKTMVKKRSKSAFRCRFFVNGDRHFIGIYYVINIDRLRTLDSLCRELSRILVNVKTLPSGVRIIFNCNDGMKINSIQQFRHNENYCCSSNEHFIRLDYITIADGNNSFSINDRQSTSPEPKNLLIINNSMTTTAAKQQQQQQQQQQQQKQQQQSRTPLAKRRVDSGGNISGNNNNNNNNTTMMTTSSTASSTQTLSTSTTTMTTTTMSSNSLQYCAFRPKLVALLRGSCRAVPSMRPSRRVFRFLFNHRIAQNYEQLLNEISKSVKLNVGAVHRIYGLSSSKKITCLNDLYDDEYVYLVYGRAEKCNINDFLLDEYEQREICSIVGVSYLTSYYENINNHSLNLNNINIHNNNNGKSKLPPLPPLSLSAKMAAMTKNRKVVRYCDDINNNNDNNNNNVSINNNRRRFQSKKFNTTTRSNRNRNNNARNNIGHTKQSKNSDCCNNNNNNDDDDDDDNDIKAYSLPRNFCIHNDDDDRNNNNNNNNNNNKCKNDMKNFNHHHPNSCHSLSLDNNDLIDSDGDDDDNNKENNIELLNMNERTPTNGHHHHNQHKFDDQDEESENYNCNSITMLTSIDDDYDNDYAVIIADNNYNDDDEYQQKRKLPLENENIGSISSSSYDQNSNRSNGSDQNMIISNTNGTKIDDQSGRSYSSSNSSLVFVDNNQKHHGSNQHHHHNHINQQSMKPNTNQSISNCDYRSSSMTTSTSTTSTNTSQNQGIFIQSNGSSTPGGASSISCSEDFSFTSIDVNNSNTLNNDEQQNFYSDNDDDDESVSIDDGQSIVKSNNNNLSKSQQQNSNDSDSDLSSTSSFSSLSRVIPAVQQCQRSVNISKNDDKISKPKAANPKLKSKGQSPATSLSTTNTKTNSINLTKAANIKQRAANRMAVLPRNQMVTAAKNTKVGSKSSNVNVSPQASQNHNRSPSHRIGSGSRNSTGSQPNTPVKKKIPAGYQSQQPQQQRRAPVLTTIPAATKFQPKKEVDEIYFVDKSIGDGKFGVVYTCIHRETRQSFALKVVNKYTMQQVFSLPKTSSSSSSGHNNYTDKSNDPANAEVAILSRVNHPNIVRLYDHFNYVDQCYLVLELLQGGDLFDAITVASRYTEAESALMISDLLNALYYLHQMNIVHRDIKLENLLVSYVPIPLNDNNSPNNDETINNRNQQRQYRRMIKLADFGLAVEVEPGEKLYTVCGTPTYVAPEILLEIGYSFPVDIWAAGVILYILLSGQPPFANEENDQGQLFDQIISGNFDLIGPQWRHISASAKCMIHSMLVVTQTKRITAQQILNHRWLLQHTSNSNNQSIKSKSSADQLANDYLNLS from the exons atgtcACCGCAGATATTGAATGTAAAACGGCCATTATTGGCAACTACAACTAATGTATcgacaactacaacaacaaaaacaacaagacgatcatcacaatcacaacCACAATCacttcataatcataatcaaaatcaattcaacagTATAGAAATGAcagatcatcaaaatgaaggATCATCgacgccaccaccaccaccaccatcatcatcatcacctaaTACctcttcaacatcatcaacaataatggtAACATCATTACCagcattatcaatgaaaaaatcaacaacaacaacatcgacaacaaaaactatGGTAAAAAAACGATCCAAGTCAGCATTCCGTTGTCGATTCTTTGTAAATGGTGATCGTCATTTTATTGGCATTTATTATGTTATTAATATTGATCGTTTACGTACACTTGATTCATTATGTCGTGAATTATCAAGAATACTGGTTAATGTG AAAACCTTACCATCTGGTGTACGAATCATATTCAATTGTAatgatggaatgaaaattaattctattcaacaatttcgtcataatgaaaattattgttgctcatcaaatgaacattttatACGTTTAGATTATATTACAATTGCTGAtggaaataattcattttcaataaatgatcGACAATCAACATCACCTGAACCGAAAAATttactaataataaataattcgATGACAACTACGGCAGctaagcaacaacaacaacaacagcaacagcaacagcaacaaaaacaacaacaacaatcacgaACACCTTTAGCTAAACGCCGTGTCGATAGTGGTGGCAATATTTccggtaataataataataataataataatacaacaatgatgacaacctCATCGAcagcatcatcaacacaaacattatccacatcaacaacaacaatgacaacaacaacaatgtcttcaaattcattacaaTATTGTGCATTTAGGCCAAAATTGGTCGCCTTATTACGTGGATCATGTCGTGCTGTACCATCAATGCGGCCATCACGACGtgtatttcgttttttgttcaatcatcGTATTGCACAAAATTATGAACAATTGTTAAATGAAATATCGAAATCGGTCAAATTGAATGTTGGTGCCGTACATCGTATATATGGtctttcatcatcgaaaaag aTAACCTGTTTGAATGatctttatgatgatgaatatgtcTATCTGGTATATGGCCGTGCGGAAAAATGCAATATTAACGATTTTTTGCTCGACGAATATG AACAACGAGAAATCTGTTCAATTGTTGGCGTTAGTTATCTAACATCATATTATGAAAACATTAATAATCATAGTcttaatttgaataatatcaatatccataataataataatggtaaatcAAAATTACCACCACTGCCACcgttatcattatcagcAAAGATGGCtgcaatgacaaaaaatcgTAAAGTTGTCCGATATTGtgatgatattaataataataatgataataataataataatgtttcaatcaacaataatcgtCGACGttttcaatcgaaaaaattcaatacaacAACTCGTAGCAATCGtaatcgtaataataatgctcGAAATAATATTGGCCATACAAAACAATCTAAAAATTCAGATtgttgcaataataataataataatgatgacgatgatgatgatgataatgacattaAAGCATATTCTTTACCAAGAAATTTTTGCAtccacaatgatgatgatgacagaaacaacaacaataataataacaataacaataacaaatgtaaaaatgatatgaaaaattttaatcatcatcatccaaattcttgtcattcattatcattagataataatgatttgattgattctgatggtgatgatgatgataataataaagagaATAATATTGAACtattgaatatgaatgaacGTACACCAActaatggccatcatcatcataatcaacataaatttgatgatcaagatgaaGAATCAGAAAATTATAATTGTAATTCAATAACAATGCTCAcatcgatcgatgatgattatgataatgattatgcaGTTATTATTGCTgacaataattataatgatgatgatgaatatcagcaaaaacgaaaattgccattggaaaatgaaaatattggctcaatatcatcatcatcatatgatcaaAATTCCAATCGTTCAAATGGTAGCGATCAAAATATGATAATTTCTAATACAAATGGTAcgaaaattgatgatcaatcaggTCGTTCATATTCTAGTTCGAATTCAAGTCTAGtctttgttgataataatcaaaaacatcatggatctaatcaacatcatcatcataatcatattaatcaacaatcaatgaagccaaatacaaatcaatcaatttcaaattgtgaTTATAGATCATCCTCTATGACAACGTCAACATCAACTACATCGACCAATACAAGCCAAAATCAaggaatttttattcaaagtAATGGCAGCAGTACACCTGGTGGTGCATCATCCATAAGTTGTTCGGaggatttttctttcacatcGATAGATGTAAATAATTCCAAcacattgaataatgatgaacaacaaaacttttattctgataatgatgatgatgatgaatcagtatcgattgatgatggacaatcgattgttaaatctaataacaacaatcttTCTAaatctcaacaacaaaatagcaacgattctgattctgatctatcatcaacatcttcaTTTTCTAGTCTTTCACGTGTAATTCCAGCTGTTCAACAGTGCCAACGATCTGTTAACATTAGCAAAaacgatgataaaatttcaaaaccaAAGGCAGCGAATCCAAAACTTAAATCTAAAGGTCAATCACCGGCAACATCACTATCTACGACGAATACCAAAACAAATTCCATAAATCTTACAAAAGCAGCTAATATCAAACAACGAGCAGCTAATCGAATGGCCGTTTTACCCAGAAATCAAATGGTCACTGCAGCAAAGAATACGAAAGTGGGCAGCAAATCATCGAATGTAAATGTTTCTCCACAAGCTTCGCAAAACCATAATCGTAGTCCAAGCCATCGTATTGGTTCTGGAAGTCGAAATTCGACCGGATCACAGCCAAACACGCCagttaaaaagaaaataccAGCCGGATATCAATCTCAacagccacaacaacaacgtcgTGCACCAGTTCTAACCACAATACCGGCTGCAACAAAATTTCAGCCAAAAAAAGAAGTTGATGAAATATATTTTGTCGACAAATCTATTGGTGATGGTAAATTTGGTGTCGTATACACTTGTATTCATCGTGAAACA CGGCAAAGTTTTGCATTGAAAGTAGTCAATAAATATACTATGCAGcaagttttttcattaccaaaaacgtcttcatcatcatcatctggtcataataattatacggataaatcaaatgatccTGCCAATGCTGAAGTAGCAATTCTTAGTCGTGTAAACCATCCGAATATTGTTCGACTTTatgatcatttcaattatgTTGATCAATGTTATTTAGTACTTGAATTACTTCAG GGCGGCGATCTTTTCGATGCCATTACTGTTGCATCTCGTTATACGGAAGCTGAATCAGCATTAATGATTAGCGATCTTTTGAATGCTTTGTACTATCTACATCAAATGAACATTGTTCATCGTGATATAAAACTAGAGAATTTGCTAGTTTCCTATGTGCCAATaccattgaatgataataatagtcctaataatgatgaaacaatcaataatcgaaATCAACAACGGCAATATCGTCGTATGATTAAATTGGCGGATTTTGGACTTGCCGTCGAAGTTGAACCAGGTGAAAAATTATACACCGTTTGTGGTACGCCTACATATGTTGCACCGGAAATTTTATTAGAAATTGGTTATTCATTTCCTGTGGATATTTGGGCTGCCGGTGTTATACTATACATACTTCTATCAGGTCAACCACCATTTgcgaatgaagaaaatgatcaaGGT CAATTGTTTGATCAGATAATATCCGGAAATTTTGATCTTATTGGACCACAATGGCGACATATATCCGCTTCAGCTAAATGTATGATACATTCAATGTTGGTTgttacacaaacaaaacgtATTACTGCTCaacaaattttgaatcatcgaTGGCTTTTACAACATACtagtaatagtaataatcaatcaatcaaatcaaaatcatctgCCGATCAGCTAGCCAATGATTATCTGAATTTAtcatga
- the LOC124499206 gene encoding uncharacterized protein LOC124499206, whose product MFIDVIIIVNKEIIIQQTFRPRREVMTFSRNIISQQDRVGGMGNYGSSKKYLHIAIDSFTRFVWIVTSKTQTGKDFVNLINKVITLRKPKLVVADQYTGIKSTEFRQFLENKDIKLMFTPKNHPESNGMVERVNQTLCARIRQRILETPKERRQISWTTIATNCVEEYNKTIHSTTKFPPIYLLTGEDPDKLIRGNKLEENRKIAFQNSCKNHDENKMRFDKHRTNEKIEVGQTVYVETGSKLNRGKLDPLYEGPYKVTDKVGTNMLQVKKNNKKDWFHIAKIKPAMFGILLILSLMLEPIRMMNETDWDTISDFETDDPPPFETVDPVIWVKTNHKLASVYTLNYVALKILDPCVIARKEKLLLPNDLVDCIMAQREIENLLSANCPGFKPLESVGHNTRKRSVTGIVTAGAMLFYIASTVIGMVGQVWNQWVHTDMKQMNEQIKMTKRYEEQFANKTVDTFKNLMSDMDELVDQISEELKSLRNGNRIVTQIKITEPILMRFFKMAKQKKVIPEFDYLFPNITLEDKIDKRYWELIGCESRKKGYISLEIITPKVKPDEVILKAHPFTIYKRDGKGETAYKYVGPKFLVMNEKNGCIKPIHIEPKSHEPEVFLSLSKPLDESCGKFKLNEAWKKTTTTFGELSYEKIQTYVDENAVYLYCNGSTIEFGEKRYRCENFVYRLDRNQEFMLNSVKYKMLGRNVTGTLLTDKLKDRLTKKVLGDLTNFRNYKKELRNLDLLVKELDQEAKKYWEVIPQYEMFWGIVASSIVIISLLLATIFVAIGFCKMFRKNRKMKKRLKRTASQLMQMEVMKNPQYRTVPYQGRY is encoded by the coding sequence ATGTTCATcgatgttattattattgtgaataaagaaataattattcaacaaacgTTCCGGCCTAGAAGAGAGGTTATGACATTTAGTCGTAATATTATAAGCCAGCAAGATAGGGTAGGAGGAATGGGTAACTACGGATCATCCAAAAAATATCTACATATtgcaatcgattcatttacCAGATTTGTTTGGATTGTAACATCGAAGACACAGACGGGAAAAGATTTTGtgaatttaattaataaagTGATAACATTACGGAAACCAAAATTGGTAGTGGCAGATCAGTATACTGGAATCAAAAGTACGGAATTTCGACAATTCCTAGAAAATAAAGATATCAAATTAATGTTCACACCAAAAAATCATCCAGAAAGCAATGGTATGGTAGAAAGAGTAAACCAAACTCTTTGTGCTAGAATACGACAACGTATATTGGAAACACCAAAAGAGAGACGACAAATTTCTTGGACAACGATTGCAACAAATTGTGTAGAAGaatacaacaaaacaattcatAGTACGACGAAATTTCCTCCGATATATTTATTAACTGGTGAAGATCCTGATAAGTTAATAAGAGGAAATAAATTGGAAGAAAACCGGAAAATTGCATTTCAAAATTCTTGTAAAAATCATGACGAAAATAAGATGCGCTTTGACAAACAtcgaacgaatgaaaaaattgaagttGGACAAACGGTATATGTAGAAACCGGATCGAAGCTGAATCGTGGAAAATTAGATCCTTTGTATGAAGGACCTTATAAAGTAACAGATAAAGTTGGAACCAATATGTTACaagtaaagaaaaacaataagaAGGATTGGTTCCATATTGCTAAAATTAAACCAGCAATGTTCGGCATACTATTGATTTTATCGTTAATGTTAGAACCAAtacgaatgatgaatgaaacagATTGGGACACGATATCAGATTTTGAAACAGATGATCCACCACCATTTGAAACGGTTGACCCGGTGATTTGGGTAAAAACGAATCATAAATTGGCATCGGTATATACTTTGAACTATGTAGCATTGAAAATTCTGGATCCTTGTGTAATagcaagaaaagaaaaactattGTTACCAAATGATTTGGTCGATTGTATCATGGCACAAagagaaattgaaaatctatTAAGTGCAAATTGTCCAGGTTTCAAACCACTGGAAAGTGTTGGACATAATACAAGGAAGAGATCAGTCACCGGAATTGTTACAGCTGGTGCAATGCTATTCTATATTGCGAGTACTGTTATTGGAATGGTTGGACAAGTATGGAATCAATGGGTTCACACTgatatgaaacaaatgaatgaacagaTTAAGATGACAAAAAGGTACGAAGAACAATTTGCAAATAAGACGGTGGATACCTTTAAAAATCTGATGAGTGATATGGATGAATTGGTTGATCAGATTAGTGAAGAATTGAAATCGTTAAGAAATGGAAACCGTATTGTGacacaaatcaaaataacaGAACCAATTTTAATGAGGTTTTTCAAAATGgcgaaacagaaaaaagttattcctgaatttgattatttgtttcCGAATATTACTTTGGAAGATAAAATAGATAAACGATATTGGGAGTTAATAGGATgtgaatcaagaaaaaaggGATACATCAGTTTGGAAATTATCACGCCAAAAGTAAAACCCGATGAAGTAATTTTGAAAGCTCATCCATTCACGATTTACAAAAGAGATGGGAAGGGGGAAACTGCATATAAATATGTTGGCCCGAAATTTTtggtaatgaatgaaaagaatggGTGTATAAAACCAATTCACATTGAACCAAAATCACATGAACCAGAagtatttttatcattgagTAAACCATTGGATGAAAGTTGTGGCAAATTCAAGTTAAATGAAgcttggaaaaaaacaactacaACGTTTGGTGAGTTATCATATGAAAAGATACAAACGTATGTGGACGAAAATGCTGTATATTTATATTGCAATGGATCAACGATTGAATTTGGAGAAAAAAGGTACCgttgtgaaaattttgtgTATCGATTGGATCGGAATCAAGAGTTCATGCTGAACAGTGTCAAGTATAAGATGCTTGGAAGAAATGTTACTGGAACGTTATTGACGGATAAGTTAAAGGATCGATTGACAAAGAAAGTCTTGGGTGACTTAACCAATTTTCGAAATTATAAGAAAGAGTTAAGAAATTTAGATCTTCTGGTTAAAGAATTGGATCAAGAAGCTAAAAAATATTGGGAAGTAATTCCACAATATGAAATGTTTTGGGGAATTGTGGCCAGTagtattgttattatcagtttgttgttggctacaatttttgttgctaTTGGTTTTTGTAAGATGTTtagaaaaaatcgaaaaatgaagaaaaggCTTAAACGAACTGCCTCACAACTAATGCAGATGGAAGTAATGAAAAATCCACAATATCGTACTGTACCATACCAAGGAAGATATTGA